TGCCAGCCCGCTCAGAGATGTGTATAAGAGACAGGACCTGGGAGGCGAGCGCGGAGAGCGCCGCCCCGGCCCCCGAATCGTGACGTGCGACGGCCATGCACCCCGTTCGGCGGCCAGTCACATAGGTCTGCGGCCGTCTCGATCGGCAAAAAGTCAGGGACTGCGGTCGGTCACGGGGTCACGAAATCGAACAGCATCCCGATGTTCAGGCCGTACTGTTCAGTCGGACGATTCGGCGTCGCTGCCCATGATGCTGTTCGACCGGAGGTCGTCCTCGATGTCTTCGAGCGAGCGACCCATCGTCTCGGGCACGCGGAAGTAGATGTAGACGAAGCCGAGCACCCCGAAGAACCCGAGGGCCCAGAACGAGGCCGTCTGGCCGAAGCGCTCGATCAGCGAGAGGAAGGTGAGCGAGACGATGAGGTTCGCCGACCAGTTGAAGAAGGTCGTGATCCCTTCGGCGGTCCCGCGGACGCGGAGCGGGAAGATCTCGGAGGTCAACAGCCAGAACACCGGTCCGAGGCCGAGCGCGAAGAACGCGACGTAGAGGATCATGCTGCCGAGCGTGAAGTAGCCCACGACGCCCGACAGACCGGGGAGGTAGAAGCCGAGACCGAGCGCGCCGAGCATCACCGTCATGCCGCCGACGCTGACGAGCAACAGCGGCCGCCGGCCGATCCGGTCGGCGTAGTAGACCGCGACGATCGTGAGCGCGACGTTCACGATCCCGATGCCGATCGTCCCGAACAGCGACGCGGCCGAGCCGAGACCGATGTTCTGGAGGATGGTCGGGGCGTAGTAGAGCACGGTGTTGATCCCGGTGACCTGCTGGAGCACCGCGAGCGCGACCCCGACGGTGAGTGCGGGTCGGATCCACGGTTCGAGGACGTCCCGCCAGCTCCCCTCGGACTCGCGCTCGCTGATCTCCTCCATTCGCTGGATCTCGCTCTCGAAGTCCGCCTCGTTCCGGATGCGCGAGAGCACGTCCCGGGCTTCGTCGTGTCGGTCGTGTTCGACGAGCCACCGCGGGCTCTCGGGGAGGAAGAACATCGTGACTCCGAGGATCACCGCGGGTACCGCGGCGAACCCGAGCATCCAGCGCCACCCGATGATGCCGAGCAGCGAGGGCGCGAAGATCGCGTTCACGACGTACGCGACGAGGATCCCGACCACGATCATCAGCTGCTGGAGGAAGCCGAGCGTCCCCCGGATGTCCTCGGGCGCGGTCTCGGAGATGTAGAGCGGTCCGATCAGCGACGCGATCCCGACCGCGACGCCGAGCACGATCCGCCAGCCGATCAGCCACTCGACCGACGGCGAAACCGCGAGCCCGAGCGCCGCGACGAAGAAGATCACCGCGCCGACGAGCGTCAGCCGACGGCGACCGAACCGATCGGCCAGCCGCCCGCCGGTCGCCGCGCCGATCATCGCACCGACGAGCACGCTCACGGTGACCACCTCCTGGAGGAACGTCGAGAGCGTGAACGTCTCCTGGATGTAGGGCAGGGCCCCCGCTATCACGCCGGTATCGAACCCGAACAGGAGCCCGTTGAGCGCCCCGACGAACGCCATGACGTAGACGAACCGGGGGTGCTCCCGGTCGGCGTTCGCCAGTCTGTCGAGGTAGCTCATCGTCCACCGCCGACCGGTCGCCGGCCGCGCTTTCGCGGTTCGGT
This genomic interval from Halococcus hamelinensis 100A6 contains the following:
- a CDS encoding sugar porter family MFS transporter, which gives rise to MSYLDRLANADREHPRFVYVMAFVGALNGLLFGFDTGVIAGALPYIQETFTLSTFLQEVVTVSVLVGAMIGAATGGRLADRFGRRRLTLVGAVIFFVAALGLAVSPSVEWLIGWRIVLGVAVGIASLIGPLYISETAPEDIRGTLGFLQQLMIVVGILVAYVVNAIFAPSLLGIIGWRWMLGFAAVPAVILGVTMFFLPESPRWLVEHDRHDEARDVLSRIRNEADFESEIQRMEEISERESEGSWRDVLEPWIRPALTVGVALAVLQQVTGINTVLYYAPTILQNIGLGSAASLFGTIGIGIVNVALTIVAVYYADRIGRRPLLLVSVGGMTVMLGALGLGFYLPGLSGVVGYFTLGSMILYVAFFALGLGPVFWLLTSEIFPLRVRGTAEGITTFFNWSANLIVSLTFLSLIERFGQTASFWALGFFGVLGFVYIYFRVPETMGRSLEDIEDDLRSNSIMGSDAESSD